In one window of Bemisia tabaci chromosome 6, PGI_BMITA_v3 DNA:
- the LOC109034760 gene encoding solute carrier family 25 member 3 codes for MADNSLISAFKNPFINPLSVASCESNDFKTVVPNREIIAAAAPGDSCEFGSNKYFALCGLGGVLSCGITHTLVTPLDLVKCRLQVDQAKYKNVFNGFKVTLAEDGAKGLARGWAPTFFGYSLQGLCKFGLYEVFKVHYSNLIGEENAYLYRSLLYLSASASAEFFADILLSPMESAKVRIQTQPGFVGTLREALPLIYKNDGMNGFYKSLVPLWMRQIPYTMMKFACFEKTIELLYKFVVPKPRAECTKGEQLIVTFAAGYIAGVFCAIVSHPADTVVSKLNQYKGASAMDVAKKLGFMGMWQGLLPRIVMIGTLTAAQWFIYDAVKVWLGLPRPPPPEMPESLKKKLGVA; via the exons ATGGCAGATAATTCGCTGATATCTGCCTTCAAGAATCCCTTCATCAATCCTCTATCAGTTGCCAGCTGTGAAAGCAATGATTTCAAGACAGTAGTTCCAAACAGAGAGATCATCGCGGCAGCAGCTCCTGGTG ATAGTTGTGAGTTTGGATCAAACAAATACTTTGCACTCTGCGGATTGGGAGGAGTTTTGTCTTGCGGTATTACCCACACGCTTGTCACCCCCTTAGATTTGGTGAAATGCCGTTTGCAAGTAGATCAAGCCAAGTACAAGAATGTCTTCAATGGTTTCAAG GTCACTTTGGCAGAAGATGGAGCCAAAGGTCTTGCCAGAGGATGGGCACCAACTTTCTTTGGTTATTCTTTACAG GGTCTGTGCAAATTTGGACTGTATGAAGTATTCAAAGTACACTACTCCAATCTGATCGGAGAGGAGAACGCTTACCTGTACCGTTCATTGTTGTACCTTTCAGCGTCTGCATCTGCTGAGTTCTTTGCTGACATTCTTCTCAGTCCTATGGAATCTGCAAAG GTCCGTATTCAAACTCAACCAGGCTTCGTTGGTACTCTAAGAGAGGCTCTTCCCTTAATCTACAAGAATGATGGCATGAATGGTTTCTACAAGAGTTTGGTACCACTGTGGATGAGACAAATTCCTTACACTATGATGAAATTCGCTTGTTTTGAAAAGACTATCGAATTGTTGTACAA aTTTGTTGTTCCCAAGCCTCGAGCAGAATGTACGAAAGGTGAGCAGTTGATCGTCACGTTCGCAGCTGGTTACATTGCTGGTGTGTTCTGCGCTATTGTCTCCCACCCTGCCGATACTGTTGTGTCAAAATTGAATCAATACAAGGGCGCATCAGCTATGGATGTCGCGAAAAAGCTTGGCTTCATGG gCATGTGGCAAGGACTTTTGCCTAGGATTGTCATGATTGGTACCTTAACGGCTGCCCAGTGGTTCATCTATGATGCTGTGAAAGTTTGGCTTGGACTTCCAAGACCACCCCCACCAGAAATGCCCGAATCGCTGAAGAAAAAGCTCGGCGTTGCATGA
- the alpha-Catr gene encoding alpha-catulin isoform X1, with product MAEYNELLDDNSIEIKTQSIERTLLPLVKQISTLINHRERGYCSERSIRAVARVGQAVNLAVERFVTVGETIADDNPEIKTDMYQACKEARAAGSTIEKLCEASIDDSVADRGAVVRAARCLLSAVTRVLLLADIVVVKQLLLAKDKVQHSLGRLENVTNFTEFVKAFSQFGNEMVELAHVTGDRQNDMKDERRRAQMAAARQVLERSTLLLLTSSKTYLRHPDSDSSRQNRDTVFCQMRRAMDLIHYVVKDGIWEGGGSFTDQENEGQTLAATLRHLDTLIEMTSLTLALGEKESLNHALDTIVERTQDFTDSAYTSHNHRENIIVLCERVKTQLEQLIRVGLVYENGEDLASNHELNIAIANCLDATRELRQELWETAEEQTSELASVIKLGNELVALIRNTATAADQPRLEEYAEKFQETVEHILETCKIMQHMAVTESLQVSSRHVEINLRIYAPQVVTAALTLAQHPTSKIAKENLEVFTNMWQSLTTDISSICSEIMEKQKIPEKHTYMSLPRPGKHGTTNKPLKAVRLDLEEQEKIAKTGLEMKLATNEMEAETERWQDCEENNDIVKRAKNMSSMAFSMYQFTQGKGTLRTTQDLFTQAEYFAEEANRLYKVVRQFSYQVPIGSHKKELLEQLDKVPTYVQQLQFSVKNPTVGKAATFNKVDSVIIETKNLMTTISKVVTTCFACAQKYNLDFSGLSARGGSERGYRDGEEGSGSGTGGDSGKMGSGSGSEGSM from the exons ATGGCTGAGTATAACGAATTGTTAGACGACAATAGTATTGAAATTAAAACTCAAAGTATTGAAAGAACTTTACTTCCTTTGGTGAAACAA atttcaaCACTAATCAATCATCGAGAGCGCGGTTATTGCTCTGAACGATCAATTCGAGCAGTAGCGCGAGTAGGACAAGCTGTGAATTTAGCTGTTGAAAGATTTGTGACTGTAGGAGAAACTATAGCAGATGATAATCCGGAGATCAAGACTGATATGTACCAAGCCTGCAAAGAAGCAAGAGCTGCAG GTTCAACGATTGAAAAATTGTGTGAGGCATCAATTGATGACTCAGTAGCAGACCGAGGAGCTGTTGTTCGAGCAGCCCGTTGTCTCCTTAGTGCTGTCACCAGAGTGCTCTTATTAGCTGATATTGTTGTTGTCAAACAACTTCTATTAGCCAAAGATAAG GTTCAACACAGTCTAGGCAGGCTGGAAAACGTaacgaatttcactgaatttgtgAAAGCTTTCAGTCAGTTTGGAAACGAAATGGTGGAATTAGCACATGTCACTGGAGATCGACAAAATGACATGAAAGATGAACGAAGGAGGGCCCAGATGGCAGCTGCTCGCCAAGTCTTAGAAAGATCAACGCTTTTATTATTAACATCATCTAAG ACTTATTTACGGCATCCGGATAGTGATTCGTCTCGACAGAACAGAGACACCGTGTTCTGCCAGATGCGGAGAGCTATGGATTTAATCCACTACGTGGTAAAAGATGGTATCTGGGAAGGTGGAGGGTCTTTTACAGATCAAGAAAATGAAGGACAGACATTAGCTGCAACGTTGCGACATTTAGATACCCTAATAGAGATGACAAGTCTTACTCTAGCCTTAGGAGAAAAAGAAAGTCTCAATCATGCGCTTGATACAATAGTCGAACGCACTCAAGACTTCACGGACAGTGCGTACACATCCCATAATCATCGTGAGAATATCATTGTTCTTTGTGAACGAGTGAAAACACAACTGGAACAACTAATACGTGTGGGGCTTGTCTAT GAAAATGGTGAAGACCTTGCGTCCAATCATGAATTAAACATAGCCATTGCAAATTGCTTGGACGCTACAAGAGAATTAAGGCAAGAACTGTGGGAAACGGCAGAAGAACAAACAAGTGAACTAGCAAGTGTTATTAAGTTAGGTAACGAACTAGTGGCCCTAATCAGAAATACAGCCACAGCAGCTGACCAGCCACGACTAGAAGAGTACGctgagaaatttcaagaaacagtAGAACATATCCTAGAG acCTGTAAGATTATGCAACATATGGCGGTGACAGAATCTTTGCAAGTTTCATCGCGACATGTTGAAATCAATCTCAGGATTTATGCTCCACAAGTTGTTACGGCGGCGCTAACTCTTGCTCAACATCCTACCTCAAAAATTGCAAAGGAAAATCTAGAAG tttttacaaaTATGTGGCAATCATTAACAACGGACATATCTAGTATATGTAGTGAAATAAtggaaaaacagaaaattccaGAAAAGCACACTTACATGTCTCTACCACGACCAGGA AAACATGGTACAACTAACAAACCTCTCAAAGCAGTAAGATTGGATTTAGAA gaacaagaaaaaatagccAAAACCGGACTAGAAATGAAATTAGCAACGAATGAAATGGAAGCTGAAACCGAGCGATGGCAGGATTGCGAAGAAAACAAcgacattgtcaaacgagcgaAGAATATGAGTAGCATGGCGTTCAGCATGTATCAGTTTACTCAAGGCAAAGGCACGCTCAGAACTACTCAGGACCTTTTTACACAAGCTGAATACTTCGCTGAAGAGGCAAACAGACTTTACAAAGTTGTTAGACAATTTTCCTATCAG GTTCCTATTGGATCTCACAAAAAAGAGCTTCTAGAACAACTAGACAAAGTGCCTACATATGTTCAACAGCTACAATTCTCAGTTAAAAATCCTACCGTTGGCAAAGCGGCCACTTTCAACAAAGTCGATAGTGTCATCATTGAGACCAAGAATCTCATGACCACCATCTCTAAAGTCGTCACAACGTGCTTCGCATGCGCACAAAAG tataaccTAGATTTTAGTGGCCTGTCTGCTCGGGGAGGCTCTGAGCGAGGGTACAGAGACGGAGAAGAAGGTAGTGGTTCAGGCACGGGTGGAGACTCTGGCAAGATGGGCTCTGGTTCAGGATCGGAAGGGAGCATGTGA
- the alpha-Catr gene encoding alpha-catulin isoform X3 has translation MAIMLSERYNNISTLINHRERGYCSERSIRAVARVGQAVNLAVERFVTVGETIADDNPEIKTDMYQACKEARAAGSTIEKLCEASIDDSVADRGAVVRAARCLLSAVTRVLLLADIVVVKQLLLAKDKVQHSLGRLENVTNFTEFVKAFSQFGNEMVELAHVTGDRQNDMKDERRRAQMAAARQVLERSTLLLLTSSKTYLRHPDSDSSRQNRDTVFCQMRRAMDLIHYVVKDGIWEGGGSFTDQENEGQTLAATLRHLDTLIEMTSLTLALGEKESLNHALDTIVERTQDFTDSAYTSHNHRENIIVLCERVKTQLEQLIRVGLVYENGEDLASNHELNIAIANCLDATRELRQELWETAEEQTSELASVIKLGNELVALIRNTATAADQPRLEEYAEKFQETVEHILETCKIMQHMAVTESLQVSSRHVEINLRIYAPQVVTAALTLAQHPTSKIAKENLEVFTNMWQSLTTDISSICSEIMEKQKIPEKHTYMSLPRPGKHGTTNKPLKAVRLDLEEQEKIAKTGLEMKLATNEMEAETERWQDCEENNDIVKRAKNMSSMAFSMYQFTQGKGTLRTTQDLFTQAEYFAEEANRLYKVVRQFSYQVPIGSHKKELLEQLDKVPTYVQQLQFSVKNPTVGKAATFNKVDSVIIETKNLMTTISKVVTTCFACAQKYNLDFSGLSARGGSERGYRDGEEGSGSGTGGDSGKMGSGSGSEGSM, from the exons ATGGCAATCATGTTATCAGAAAGATACAATAAT atttcaaCACTAATCAATCATCGAGAGCGCGGTTATTGCTCTGAACGATCAATTCGAGCAGTAGCGCGAGTAGGACAAGCTGTGAATTTAGCTGTTGAAAGATTTGTGACTGTAGGAGAAACTATAGCAGATGATAATCCGGAGATCAAGACTGATATGTACCAAGCCTGCAAAGAAGCAAGAGCTGCAG GTTCAACGATTGAAAAATTGTGTGAGGCATCAATTGATGACTCAGTAGCAGACCGAGGAGCTGTTGTTCGAGCAGCCCGTTGTCTCCTTAGTGCTGTCACCAGAGTGCTCTTATTAGCTGATATTGTTGTTGTCAAACAACTTCTATTAGCCAAAGATAAG GTTCAACACAGTCTAGGCAGGCTGGAAAACGTaacgaatttcactgaatttgtgAAAGCTTTCAGTCAGTTTGGAAACGAAATGGTGGAATTAGCACATGTCACTGGAGATCGACAAAATGACATGAAAGATGAACGAAGGAGGGCCCAGATGGCAGCTGCTCGCCAAGTCTTAGAAAGATCAACGCTTTTATTATTAACATCATCTAAG ACTTATTTACGGCATCCGGATAGTGATTCGTCTCGACAGAACAGAGACACCGTGTTCTGCCAGATGCGGAGAGCTATGGATTTAATCCACTACGTGGTAAAAGATGGTATCTGGGAAGGTGGAGGGTCTTTTACAGATCAAGAAAATGAAGGACAGACATTAGCTGCAACGTTGCGACATTTAGATACCCTAATAGAGATGACAAGTCTTACTCTAGCCTTAGGAGAAAAAGAAAGTCTCAATCATGCGCTTGATACAATAGTCGAACGCACTCAAGACTTCACGGACAGTGCGTACACATCCCATAATCATCGTGAGAATATCATTGTTCTTTGTGAACGAGTGAAAACACAACTGGAACAACTAATACGTGTGGGGCTTGTCTAT GAAAATGGTGAAGACCTTGCGTCCAATCATGAATTAAACATAGCCATTGCAAATTGCTTGGACGCTACAAGAGAATTAAGGCAAGAACTGTGGGAAACGGCAGAAGAACAAACAAGTGAACTAGCAAGTGTTATTAAGTTAGGTAACGAACTAGTGGCCCTAATCAGAAATACAGCCACAGCAGCTGACCAGCCACGACTAGAAGAGTACGctgagaaatttcaagaaacagtAGAACATATCCTAGAG acCTGTAAGATTATGCAACATATGGCGGTGACAGAATCTTTGCAAGTTTCATCGCGACATGTTGAAATCAATCTCAGGATTTATGCTCCACAAGTTGTTACGGCGGCGCTAACTCTTGCTCAACATCCTACCTCAAAAATTGCAAAGGAAAATCTAGAAG tttttacaaaTATGTGGCAATCATTAACAACGGACATATCTAGTATATGTAGTGAAATAAtggaaaaacagaaaattccaGAAAAGCACACTTACATGTCTCTACCACGACCAGGA AAACATGGTACAACTAACAAACCTCTCAAAGCAGTAAGATTGGATTTAGAA gaacaagaaaaaatagccAAAACCGGACTAGAAATGAAATTAGCAACGAATGAAATGGAAGCTGAAACCGAGCGATGGCAGGATTGCGAAGAAAACAAcgacattgtcaaacgagcgaAGAATATGAGTAGCATGGCGTTCAGCATGTATCAGTTTACTCAAGGCAAAGGCACGCTCAGAACTACTCAGGACCTTTTTACACAAGCTGAATACTTCGCTGAAGAGGCAAACAGACTTTACAAAGTTGTTAGACAATTTTCCTATCAG GTTCCTATTGGATCTCACAAAAAAGAGCTTCTAGAACAACTAGACAAAGTGCCTACATATGTTCAACAGCTACAATTCTCAGTTAAAAATCCTACCGTTGGCAAAGCGGCCACTTTCAACAAAGTCGATAGTGTCATCATTGAGACCAAGAATCTCATGACCACCATCTCTAAAGTCGTCACAACGTGCTTCGCATGCGCACAAAAG tataaccTAGATTTTAGTGGCCTGTCTGCTCGGGGAGGCTCTGAGCGAGGGTACAGAGACGGAGAAGAAGGTAGTGGTTCAGGCACGGGTGGAGACTCTGGCAAGATGGGCTCTGGTTCAGGATCGGAAGGGAGCATGTGA
- the alpha-Catr gene encoding alpha-catulin isoform X2, producing MAEYNELLDDNSIEIKTQSIERTLLPLVKQISTLINHRERGYCSERSIRAVARVGQAVNLAVERFVTVGETIADDNPEIKTDMYQACKEARAAGSTIEKLCEASIDDSVADRGAVVRAARCLLSAVTRVLLLADIVVVKQLLLAKDKVQHSLGRLENVTNFTEFVKAFSQFGNEMVELAHVTGDRQNDMKDERRRAQMAAARQVLERSTLLLLTSSKTYLRHPDSDSSRQNRDTVFCQMRRAMDLIHYVVKDGIWEGGGSFTDQENEGQTLAATLRHLDTLIEMTSLTLALGEKESLNHALDTIVERTQDFTDSAYTSHNHRENIIVLCERVKTQLEQLIRVGLVYENGEDLASNHELNIAIANCLDATRELRQELWETAEEQTSELASVIKLGNELVALIRNTATAADQPRLEEYAEKFQETVEHILETCKIMQHMAVTESLQVSSRHVEINLRIYAPQVVTAALTLAQHPTSKIAKENLEVFTNMWQSLTTDISSICSEIMEKQKIPEKHTYMSLPRPGKHGTTNKPLKAVRLDLEEQEKIAKTGLEMKLATNEMEAETERWQDCEENNDIVKRAKNMSSMAFSMYQFTQGKGTLRTTQDLFTQAEYFAEEANRLYKVVRQFSYQVPIGSHKKELLEQLDKVPTYVQQLQFSVKNPTVGKAATFNKVDSVIIETKNLMTTISKVVTTCFACAQKFSLSMPIRMAWSATINNPRHIRARTLPR from the exons ATGGCTGAGTATAACGAATTGTTAGACGACAATAGTATTGAAATTAAAACTCAAAGTATTGAAAGAACTTTACTTCCTTTGGTGAAACAA atttcaaCACTAATCAATCATCGAGAGCGCGGTTATTGCTCTGAACGATCAATTCGAGCAGTAGCGCGAGTAGGACAAGCTGTGAATTTAGCTGTTGAAAGATTTGTGACTGTAGGAGAAACTATAGCAGATGATAATCCGGAGATCAAGACTGATATGTACCAAGCCTGCAAAGAAGCAAGAGCTGCAG GTTCAACGATTGAAAAATTGTGTGAGGCATCAATTGATGACTCAGTAGCAGACCGAGGAGCTGTTGTTCGAGCAGCCCGTTGTCTCCTTAGTGCTGTCACCAGAGTGCTCTTATTAGCTGATATTGTTGTTGTCAAACAACTTCTATTAGCCAAAGATAAG GTTCAACACAGTCTAGGCAGGCTGGAAAACGTaacgaatttcactgaatttgtgAAAGCTTTCAGTCAGTTTGGAAACGAAATGGTGGAATTAGCACATGTCACTGGAGATCGACAAAATGACATGAAAGATGAACGAAGGAGGGCCCAGATGGCAGCTGCTCGCCAAGTCTTAGAAAGATCAACGCTTTTATTATTAACATCATCTAAG ACTTATTTACGGCATCCGGATAGTGATTCGTCTCGACAGAACAGAGACACCGTGTTCTGCCAGATGCGGAGAGCTATGGATTTAATCCACTACGTGGTAAAAGATGGTATCTGGGAAGGTGGAGGGTCTTTTACAGATCAAGAAAATGAAGGACAGACATTAGCTGCAACGTTGCGACATTTAGATACCCTAATAGAGATGACAAGTCTTACTCTAGCCTTAGGAGAAAAAGAAAGTCTCAATCATGCGCTTGATACAATAGTCGAACGCACTCAAGACTTCACGGACAGTGCGTACACATCCCATAATCATCGTGAGAATATCATTGTTCTTTGTGAACGAGTGAAAACACAACTGGAACAACTAATACGTGTGGGGCTTGTCTAT GAAAATGGTGAAGACCTTGCGTCCAATCATGAATTAAACATAGCCATTGCAAATTGCTTGGACGCTACAAGAGAATTAAGGCAAGAACTGTGGGAAACGGCAGAAGAACAAACAAGTGAACTAGCAAGTGTTATTAAGTTAGGTAACGAACTAGTGGCCCTAATCAGAAATACAGCCACAGCAGCTGACCAGCCACGACTAGAAGAGTACGctgagaaatttcaagaaacagtAGAACATATCCTAGAG acCTGTAAGATTATGCAACATATGGCGGTGACAGAATCTTTGCAAGTTTCATCGCGACATGTTGAAATCAATCTCAGGATTTATGCTCCACAAGTTGTTACGGCGGCGCTAACTCTTGCTCAACATCCTACCTCAAAAATTGCAAAGGAAAATCTAGAAG tttttacaaaTATGTGGCAATCATTAACAACGGACATATCTAGTATATGTAGTGAAATAAtggaaaaacagaaaattccaGAAAAGCACACTTACATGTCTCTACCACGACCAGGA AAACATGGTACAACTAACAAACCTCTCAAAGCAGTAAGATTGGATTTAGAA gaacaagaaaaaatagccAAAACCGGACTAGAAATGAAATTAGCAACGAATGAAATGGAAGCTGAAACCGAGCGATGGCAGGATTGCGAAGAAAACAAcgacattgtcaaacgagcgaAGAATATGAGTAGCATGGCGTTCAGCATGTATCAGTTTACTCAAGGCAAAGGCACGCTCAGAACTACTCAGGACCTTTTTACACAAGCTGAATACTTCGCTGAAGAGGCAAACAGACTTTACAAAGTTGTTAGACAATTTTCCTATCAG GTTCCTATTGGATCTCACAAAAAAGAGCTTCTAGAACAACTAGACAAAGTGCCTACATATGTTCAACAGCTACAATTCTCAGTTAAAAATCCTACCGTTGGCAAAGCGGCCACTTTCAACAAAGTCGATAGTGTCATCATTGAGACCAAGAATCTCATGACCACCATCTCTAAAGTCGTCACAACGTGCTTCGCATGCGCACAAAAG ttttctctATCCATGCCCATCAGAATGGCCTGGAGTGCCACGATTAATAACCCAAGACACATCCGAGCCCGCACTTTACCTCGATAG